The Mucilaginibacter gracilis genomic interval ATATTACTAATTGCTTTTTTTAATATCTCTTTCGATGCTTCTACTAATTTACCATGACCATGAATATCCTCTCCTAAAACAAACGAGCCACCATTATCTGCCCAATAGCCATTTAACTCGGCCGATACATCAATATTGATCAAATCGCCTTCTTTAAGTATCTTATCTGCCGATGGTATACCGTGCGCTATCTCGTTATTAACGCTTATACACGTATATCCCGGAAAATTATAGGTTAACACTGGTGCCGAAATTGCCCCCAACTGCGCAAGCAATTTGCCGCCATACTCGTCAAGCTCTTTGGTAGAAACACCTGGTTTGGCATACTCCCGCATTTTTTTAAGTGTAATAGCTACAGCCGCACAGGCTTGCTGCATTCCAGTTTTTTCGCTTTCGGTGGATATGGACATTATTTAAATTTTACCTGCCACAAAATTAACAAATAACCTAAGTTCGATTAATAAATGAAATAAAAATTCGCCAACCAATTGTTGATTTCTGACTAATCGAATTCAAGTTATAAGGCTTTCTTCATCTTGTGTTATGTATACCATTTGATTTATAAATTGCATACAATGGCGGATTTATTGGCCCTATTAAATTAATCTAAAAACGCTAACTCATCATTTGAAAAGGAAATACCAGCTGCATTTATATTTTCTTCAAGATGCTGGATGGATGTAGTGCCGGGAATTGGCAGTATCCACTCAGACTGATGAAGCAGCCATGCAATGTTGAGTTGTGCGATGGTGACACCTTTGATATCTGCTAATTCTTTCATTTTGTTCTGCCCGGTAGGTAATGACGTTTCTAGTGAAAAGAAAGGAATAAAAGGAATCTGATGTTCCTGGCACAAAGGCAATAACTCTCCCCCCTGGAATCCGTAGGGACTAGCCGGATCAGTAACCCGTTGCGTATAGCTGTACATATTCTCAACGCTGGCAACTTTACCCATTTTGATCGCGGTATTAAATTGATCAACGGAGGCGTTGCTGAGTCCGACATGCAGGATTTTACCTTCTTTTTGCAGTGCCAGTATGGTTCCCAAACCTTCCTCATAATCTCCCGGACTATGTGCAGCTTTGCCATAATGCACTAAAGGCAATTGATCCAGTTTGAGTTCTTTGAGGTTATTTTCGACACTCGTTCTCAACTCTTCAGGCTTGCCGTATGGTAGCCAGCTTTTGTCGGTTCCCCGTTTAGTCCCAACCTTCGTAGCGATGGTAATGTCATCCGAATAAGGATATAAGGCGTCAGCTAATAATCTATTGGTTACGCCCGGTCCGTAGAAATCTGCGGTATCAAAAAAATTAACACCCAGTTCTACGGCTTTTCTCAAAAGTGCAATAGCACCCTCGCGATTCCGTGGTTCACCATAGAAACCTTCACCCGTCAAACGCATTGTTCCGTAACCCGGTTTACGGGCAATAAGAGGACTTGACGTACCCGCTCCAATCATAATTTCTTTGTTGCTCATTTTTTTAATTTAAATGGTGATCTCTAATGTTTTCCTGTATGATGATGGTGTTGTTCCCATGAACTTTTTAAAGAACTTGGTAAAATTTGAAACATCATAATCCAGGGTGTGGGCAATCGTTCCAATGGATAAAGTCCTGTCGGCAAGCAATTTTGTAGCTTCCAATAAAATCCGCTGTTCATAAAAGTAACAGGCATGATGACCTGTTTCCAATTTGATTACTTTGCTCAGATGAACAGGATGAAGGCAAATAATATCTGCTATTTCCTTAAGCTCATACATTTTATTGACCCGCCCGGCCATAAAGTCATCCATATGGCTTTCCAAAACATGCTTGAACTGAACCACTATTTCAGCTTTGCGGGAAATATAAGCATCAGGTATCTTGACCATAATTCGAATTGCGTTATTGCAAAGGTACCTGGAAATGTCAATGGAAAATGGTGAAGAGTCAAGTTGTTTTATTTGTTGAGTGGGATTTAGTGCTATTATCTATTGCAGGCCTAAATCCCGATACTCACAGGCTTGCTTAAACAGGATATTTTCCGAATTACTCGTGGTCGTGCCAAAAAACATTGTCCGTTTGATAGTTGGTACGGTATGCGTTAAGAACCAATACTTTTTTCCATAGACCATTTTTTAGGCTTCACACCTATACTTGCCTCGAATACTCTACTAAAATGGCTAAGGTTTGTAAAGCCTAGGCGATACCCTGCTTCGGATACGGTTAGGTTGTCTTCTCTTAATAACCGCGCGGCTTCCTGCATCCGGATATGCTGAAAATATTCATACAAACCCATACCGAAAACCTGAATAAATGATTTTCTTAATTTTATTTCATTCATACCGGCAATGTTTTTCAATTCGCCAAGAGGGGGTGCATTATCAAGTTGAGCTATTAATCTGTCCCTAACTTTGTACAGGTTTTGTATTTCAGTGCGGGTTAGCCTGTGAAAAGTCATTTGGACACGTTTATCAAGCCTTTTAAAGAGGAAATAAAGCAATTCAATGGCCTTCAATTTGAAATAAAATTTAGATAAGCTAACGTTGTCAGCGTTTACAATTTCATTTATAGTTCGTAGTATATCATCCGACATGAACTCTTCGATAACCAGACTGTTCTGACAGGTCAATAAATCACTGAATTTTGCTGCGTCTTCCCTTAAGAAACGTTTTAAATAGTCAATACTGACCAGTATTCCAACATGCTTCATGTGCGTGTTTTTGTAGAATGTATATTCCTGGCTGCTATTCATCGGGATTATTTTCACATGGGGCAATTCTTCATTAAGGCTATGCGAAGAATTATTATTCGAAGTATCCTTAAAAAAGTTATGAAAGGAGAAAAAAATGCCGTTCTCAAACTTTTGAACATTCCCAAAGTGATGGGTGAATTTTTTTTTAATGACATAAGAACGGATAGTGAGTACCAAATCAGGAATAAAATCAAATACTTTAAAAATTTGAACATCAAAATTCCCGATATTATCAGATAATTCCTTGCTTTCCTCTATACCTAAAGTATGTAGCATTTGGGCCACTGTAGTATCAATAACTGAGCTCTCTTCCATTTTTTACGACTATTTATTTATTCTTTAGGGTTATTTTATCTCTAAAGGTAGAAATACTTTTGCTTCATAAATTTAAACAATAAAAATATCAACTGAGAATATGAAAAATGAATTAACGAATACCGCCCGAACAACCAAATGGTATTACGGAACTACAAGTGGCATGCCGGCCTACTTCAAAAGCATCATGGACATGCAGTTGGCCAAGGCTTTTAGTCACATCAACTTTGGCGGCGCAGAGTCGGGAGAGATCTTTTCTACCATAAAAAAAATCACCGACGGCGACTTTGAAAGCTGGACCCAAGCCTGGGCTTCTACGGCTACGCGGGTGGAAAATGTCGCCCGTGAATGTTTTGCTAAGGGCCATTTAATAAGTGCTCGTGACGCGTTCAAGCGAGCCTCAACCTATTGGCAGGCAGCCGGTTTTTTTTGCAACTACAAAGATCCCCGGCAATACCAGTATAGAATGCAAAACCGGGTATGTTTCCGTGAAGCTTGTAAATTGATGAATCCTCAAATTGAAGTCGTTGAAGTGGCGATTGATAATGGCAAAACCTTGCCAGGATACTTTATCAGGGCTGATCAAACGAATAGCCCTAAGCCTACATTACTGGTAATGGGCGGTGGGGATACCTTTGCTGAGGAAATTTACTACTGGGGCGATGCGGCACATGCAGCGGATAGAGGCTGGAATGCCTTAATGTTCGACGTTTCAG includes:
- the map gene encoding type I methionyl aminopeptidase, encoding MSISTESEKTGMQQACAAVAITLKKMREYAKPGVSTKELDEYGGKLLAQLGAISAPVLTYNFPGYTCISVNNEIAHGIPSADKILKEGDLINIDVSAELNGYWADNGGSFVLGEDIHGHGKLVEASKEILKKAISNIKGGVRISEIGKLIETEAKKAGYTVIKNLTGHGVGRSLHEEPHEIANYFDRFNFERFKKNSVVAIETFISTRSTIANPEIDGWTLTGNKGGFVAQHEHTIMVTGGQPVIFTAQNGIWD
- a CDS encoding aldo/keto reductase codes for the protein MSNKEIMIGAGTSSPLIARKPGYGTMRLTGEGFYGEPRNREGAIALLRKAVELGVNFFDTADFYGPGVTNRLLADALYPYSDDITIATKVGTKRGTDKSWLPYGKPEELRTSVENNLKELKLDQLPLVHYGKAAHSPGDYEEGLGTILALQKEGKILHVGLSNASVDQFNTAIKMGKVASVENMYSYTQRVTDPASPYGFQGGELLPLCQEHQIPFIPFFSLETSLPTGQNKMKELADIKGVTIAQLNIAWLLHQSEWILPIPGTTSIQHLEENINAAGISFSNDELAFLD
- a CDS encoding helix-turn-helix domain-containing protein, yielding MVKIPDAYISRKAEIVVQFKHVLESHMDDFMAGRVNKMYELKEIADIICLHPVHLSKVIKLETGHHACYFYEQRILLEATKLLADRTLSIGTIAHTLDYDVSNFTKFFKKFMGTTPSSYRKTLEITI
- a CDS encoding helix-turn-helix transcriptional regulator, with protein sequence MEESSVIDTTVAQMLHTLGIEESKELSDNIGNFDVQIFKVFDFIPDLVLTIRSYVIKKKFTHHFGNVQKFENGIFFSFHNFFKDTSNNNSSHSLNEELPHVKIIPMNSSQEYTFYKNTHMKHVGILVSIDYLKRFLREDAAKFSDLLTCQNSLVIEEFMSDDILRTINEIVNADNVSLSKFYFKLKAIELLYFLFKRLDKRVQMTFHRLTRTEIQNLYKVRDRLIAQLDNAPPLGELKNIAGMNEIKLRKSFIQVFGMGLYEYFQHIRMQEAARLLREDNLTVSEAGYRLGFTNLSHFSRVFEASIGVKPKKWSMEKSIGS